TGTTAGGAATTAAACATGAATAAGAAAAAATAATACATTTTTCTATGTAATTATTAAATATCAACTAATGTTTGAATTGTTGCAGGGTAATGACAAATTGATGTAGAAAAGATTAATTCATTGGGAAAAACAATGCGTGTAAAAAGAGGAATGAAAGGAACATATATGAGAAAAATACCAGAAAACTATTCAAACATGATAACTGCTATTCATAAAGAGAAAGGACGAGAATGGTTAAACAACCTCCCCTCTCTAATTTCTTATTGCGAAAAAAAGTGGAACTTTTACATACAAGAGCCTTATGAACTTTCATACAACTATGTTGCTCCAGTAATTTGCAGGGATGGAAAGAAGCTCGTATTAAAATTATCTGTACCTAATCATGAATTTGAAGATGAACTAACCGCTATTTCATTATATAAAAATAACAAAGGAATGGTTAATTTAATAGACTGTGAAAAAGAAACTGGAATAATGCTTTTAGAGCAACTGGTACCTGGGATACCGTTATCCACCATCAAAAATGATCAAGCTACTACTCTTCTTGCTGCCCAAGTAATGAGACAGTTATGGAAAGAAGCTCATTTGCACACACCATTAAAAACTACCCAACAAAATGAATTTTCGTTAAAGAGAATTATTCAACAAAATCCGAATGGCATTGGTCCCTTTTCAATTGATTTGTTGTTAAATGTTTTATCTATATTTAGCCGTTTGAATTCTAGCATTCAAAAATATTATGTATTACACGGGGATTTGCATCATTATAATATATTATCCTGTCATGCCAGAGGATGGGTTGCGATTGACCCTAAAGGCTTAGTAGGCGAAAGAGAGTATGATGTTATACAGTTTTTATTAAATAGATTGCCAAATGATAATAAGACCCACGTTATTCAAAAACGTATAGAAATTTTTGTGGAACAATTAGATTTGAATAAAGAAAGGTTATTACTTTGGGGATATGTTCACTCGATTTTGTCTGTTTGCTGGTCAATAGAAGAAGGCGGAGACTGTAATAAGGACTTTTTCGAAGTAGTAGATATCTTTAATAGGTTATACTTGAGTGAGTTTCCAAATGGGGGTTATGGAAAACAATGAACTTTCTCGGTCTATCAAGTTCGTTTTCTTCTAATTTATAACTAAGTTTCACTTCATCTTTTACATACAAAAAAGCCCATCGCCTAAACGCTTAACTTTTCTTTTCTCATTGCCCTGGCAACGTCCTACTCTCACAGGGGGACAGCCCCCAACTACCATCGCACCGAAGAGCTGAACTTCCGTGTTCGCGGTGAAACCAGATGAGCTTCGAATCTCTTCGTCTGCTTCCGTCGCTACGTTCCTCACGTACCCTCGCAAACGTACACTCTGGTACTCACTCCGTCGCATCCTCGACCTTCTCGCTCCTCTGGTCCCGCCGAGTATCTGGTTTATATTTTATCCTGTATTCCTACTTTATATTAGACCT
The Bacillus alkalisoli DNA segment above includes these coding regions:
- a CDS encoding aminoglycoside phosphotransferase family protein — its product is MRVKRGMKGTYMRKIPENYSNMITAIHKEKGREWLNNLPSLISYCEKKWNFYIQEPYELSYNYVAPVICRDGKKLVLKLSVPNHEFEDELTAISLYKNNKGMVNLIDCEKETGIMLLEQLVPGIPLSTIKNDQATTLLAAQVMRQLWKEAHLHTPLKTTQQNEFSLKRIIQQNPNGIGPFSIDLLLNVLSIFSRLNSSIQKYYVLHGDLHHYNILSCHARGWVAIDPKGLVGEREYDVIQFLLNRLPNDNKTHVIQKRIEIFVEQLDLNKERLLLWGYVHSILSVCWSIEEGGDCNKDFFEVVDIFNRLYLSEFPNGGYGKQ